The segment aaagcatcagtgagcattttaaacttctgtaatagttgcatatgagtccctcaaatgtcctcagtgtgaaaagatgaatttcagaatcatacagttgttggaaagggaatacacaaaaatgctgaaaaaccgaagaatttgtgggacctgagggatttttctgaagaacagcgggcagtttaactgttcaggacaaacaagggactcataaacaactatcactaaacaaacaaagaaacaaaaaaaaaaacacagctgtggatcattcaggtaaaaacaaagtatatgtaaacttttgaatggggtcatttttataaattcaactactattttctcatgaagactatttgtaaatgtcttttatgtgaaatatcttattcaggtctgtactaaataaaaaataacaagcatcaTGTATATGATTATGtatgattttggtaaaataattcacattttgcagattctgcaaggtgtatgtaaacttttgacttcaactgtatttgatCTGAAATAACTTATCTAATGAAACTCAATGTGGTTCTATGCATAGATGTTTCCTGCTGAAAATGACCGGCTGCTCATTGCGAGAAGTGTGTATTCGTGTTTCCCGAGACGGAGGCAATGGAAACATTTCCTTTAACTGCAGGATTGGTGAGATTATGGTGAGATTCACACATACATTGCACATGTCTTTTGTACAAAAGTatgaaaaattgatttaaaagtgGTCTTTAGTAACAGTTCTATCAAATTATTAGTATTAAAGATTGACATTACAGTGAGCATTATATGACAGCAAAGGTATTCAGAATGTAAAATAAGCAAAATGAGCAGCACAATTGAAAACAAAATGAtataagtacattttaaaaaatgaaatatgaaagAATCTGTCCCCCTGATTGATGGTGGTGTACATATGAAGTTCGTGGCTAAATGGtctatttttttttgcacagctGTTGGACGCAGAGAGTCTTAAAGCACCCCTGCAGTCTGTTGAAGGTGTCTGTGTGAATGATGTGGTGTGGCACACGGGTGCTTCGACGGGAAATGGACACACGCTCAAGGTATTTTTGAATGCCAGCTTACGCTGGCAATATCCCGCCCAGCAGGTCCGCCATTTCCGGATTCACTGGAGGCATCTCCGTGGTCCTGACCCTCGAATTCCCTCCGGACCTTTGACTCTGATCGGCAGGTCTTACTCCAACCTGTACCGTGTGGTGGAGCTGGAGGTGCCTGCTGCTCCGGCTCTAATAGAGCTGGTGGTGGAGCCTGTGAGCAGAGAAGGATTCAGAGTGCCTGAGGCCCAGTGGGGCCGACGCACACTTAGCTACACTGCAAGTTCCTCATAAAACCAATCAATGTGAAATGCTTTTGATAAAATGCCTCAATACTCTACAGCTCACATGctgtttttatattataaactAATCTCTTTTCTATTTAATATGCATTATAAATGCATGATGGGTTGGTGCTAAATGTTGAATGACTAAatacttaaagtgatagttcatccaaaaatttgaattgtgacataaattactcatgttgtttcaaaccagtGACCATCTTCaatacacaaattaagatatttttgatgaaatctgagagctttctgactggaCTGTAAGTGAAATGTTTCCAAACCCAAAAACGtaacattgttaaaatggtccatgtgacatcagtggttcaatcataaatttatgaagctacaagaatacttagtgcacaaagaaaataaaaaataacaactttattcaacaatttcttctcctccgtgtccataaaattaaggttgaaccagtgatgtaacatgaactattttatcaatgttctttctgggccttgaacatgtcagctgctgttgccgtctatgcagggtggGAAAACTCtaggatttcatcagaaatatcttaatttgtgttccaatgaacaaggttttacgggtttggaacgatataagggtgagtaattaatgatttttggatgaactgtccttTTAACTGAAGAATATCCAATATACTATATCCGATATATCCTTTAATATCCTTATATATTCTGTATTAcagtaaagaacattttaaatatgtCATGCAAACCTCATGAAAATAATCATCTACCTTTttcaaaattgtaatattttattataacaaGTCTCTTCATGAAATTCTCTTGTTTCTTCCCTCTTGACTTGCCGATACATTATTTGTGTTGCAAATAAATGGGAATGTTACACAACTTTAACATTAGTTCTCTCTTAGCATGTTTAGATTTCAGGCAACAATTCAAACTgtaaaaaattatgactttattgttTGCAGGCATTCAAATTTACACATTTTACAAGACAcaggcataaaaaaaaaactgattataTTAAGATCAaccaaaagataaaaaaaaagtgtcagatTTTGGTAAAATTTGAGTGTTGATTGTCTAAAAGTGTGTAGCAAACCATTCCAGTTCGTATCTGAATAAGTTGCCTCACTCCTGCTGAGTCACCATCTTCAACATCCGCAGAGCCATTGGCCCCTGGTCAGATGGGATCTGTGATGATGTAATGGATAGAGATAGGTACATACACTCATAAAGACTAAAAATAAATAGTGAGAAATGTATTCTCCCTTCAGAAAAATGAACCGAACCAGCTTCTGCAGTTGCAGCCATGCCAAAATCAATATGTGACCCAAGACCACAAAATCAGCCATAAAGGTCATCTGACAGCCAAATAATGAAGCttttcatttatgtatggtttggtagaataggacaatttttggttgagatgcaactatttgaatatctggaatctgagagtgcaaataaaaatctaaatactgagaaaatcgcctttaaagttgtccaaatgaagttcttagcaatgccttGCCttgcaaatccaaattacaccctgcggctcgtgacgatacattgatgtcctaagacacgaaacgatcgtttttttttttttttttttttacttttaaaggtctggtgcccatccactgccattacatggctggcagactgcaccggttttgattaaaaatcattgtttgtgttctgctgaagaaacaaagtcacctacatcttggatgccctgggggtaagcagataaacatcaaattttcatttttgggtgaactatcccttaaatatcctaatgtacctgtgttacttaaggttttgtggtccagggtcacgtgtaGCAAAATTGAACGTTATATTTTACaaacattaaaatgattttaacaaGTGCAAAGAAGAATATTGTGTACCATATGTCCCGCTTTGAGGATCCAGTAGAAGGCAAAGTTCTTGTAGGTCTTATAGAAAGCTCCAGTCAGGCTCTGGGTTTGCGGGTCCTCCAATGCCGTCCATTTCATCTTGTTGAAGTATTGGAGTCCATCCCATTTTAGCTGTTTCACCCACAACTCCTGACCTGCTCACAAATCAATTATATCATGGCAGTGCAGAAACACTATCCCGACAACACCCAATCATAATTGTCTTTCTGATGGGTAAAATGGATTATAAAAATCTTATTGACTTACAGACACATCTATTAACATCCGACCCAGGTGATCTGATCACAAGTGGTCAGCTGCGGCACATCACACTTGGCATTAAAAGGCTTTGAGTATGACCACTTGTAATCCGATTTAATGGACAGAATAGTCTCTGGTTTCATGACTACATACATTTGTGTATAGCAAGTAAACAGACTTCATTTAGTTGTCTGGGACATTTTGTTTTGGCACTACAGATGACAGATGGTTTGTGTAAAAATGGCCCAAGCGCTAGTCTAAAATGTGTTGGTCagtggattagttcacttccacagtaaaaatgtcttgataatttaccccccccccccccatgtcatccaaattgttcatgtctttcttgaaattaggtttttgaggaaaacattacaggatttttctccatatagtggacttcaatggggatcagcgggtgaaaatccaaattgcagtttcaatgcagcttcaaagggctctacttcTCTggggtcttatcaagcaaaacaatctgtaattttctttaaaaaaaaatgtatatactttaaccacaaatgctaatttacaacttcacacattacataatcacgttggaaaggtcatgtgtggttagtccttcatctgtgtactttggttcaaaaaagtagggtagggtgaaaaactccatctcattttttcctccagcttcaaaattaCCGGACATCGTTGTTAACTTTGttggcgtttgactttctttgcacatttgcttcgAAAACACTCACTTCCATCTATGTCATGCTTGAGGTATTACGTCAAGTGTGAAGTCGAGcttgtgcaagatgagcatttgtagttaaaaagtatattgtttttttttcttttttccccctgaTCATTTAACTAGATAAGACAATTATTCTTtggctggaatcgtgtagagccctttgaagctgcattgtaactgcaggttggaccttcaacccattgatccccattgaagtccactatatggagaaaagtcctggaatgttttcctcaaaaaccttaatttcttttcaactgaaggaaaaagacaaacatcttggatgacatggtgtgtaaattatcaggaaatttttattccagaagtgaactaatccttcaagagTTGCCATGTTTCCCAATAGTTGACATCCTCACCCATTGTGTCCACAATGAGATCCAGCTGGCCATTGTAGACGGTAACGTTGACCCCTGCAGCCAAAAGCTGATCTACAATGTCCACCACAGGCTTCATGAAATCTCCTGCCATGCTGACAAACACTGAATCAGCTTGTCCTGAAGAAAAAGGAGAATGTTTATAAGAAttataatgttgttttttttttttttacacatatacACTGTAAATTATAAAACGAATAATGACCTCCCCATGTGACATTCTTTGGTATGACACCAAGTTTCTGTCTGATTGGCCCGTTCATCAACTCTGAAAGGGACTGACGGTGCAAAGGGCGAATGTGTCGACGCTTCAGCGAGGCtgtaaaaaacaagacaaaatgatgaccaaaacattttttatCTATGTGAACAAAGAAAGTGAAATTGCGCATGTTGTGTTTCTCACCGAGAAATCCATTGGTTTGATCTGAACTGGTCTTCACCATCTCATCAGAGTTTTGAGTGAGGATGTTATAGAAGTTCACACCATTTGTGTTCTGTAACAAATGAAAcacaatatacagttgaggtcaaaagtttacaattaTTGTACAATtattccatcttttcacactgaggactgagggactcctatgcaactattacagaaggttcagatgctcactgatgcttcagaaggaaaaacgatgcattaagagccaggggtgaaaactttttgaattagaagatcagggtaaatgtaactaatTTTGACTtctggaaacatgcaagtatcttttgtagctgctgaaaggcagtactaaatgaaagaaataggatatttaggcaaaataagaaaaatggacacatcttcattctgttcaaaagttttcacccccagcttttaatgcatcgtgtttccttccgaagcatcagtgttttttttttttttttttttttttaaaccttctgtaaaacTGTATTAGATCTAATTTCTTTAattaaacaatgcattaaaacctctacttgaatttatttttaagcaACAGCTGCTTGACTCACCTGTTCCACCACATTCTCTATGACTGACCACAAGTCAGTGGCTTTTCGGTACTGGCCCTGTTTCACTGCCTCCAGCACATCATTTGCTGCTTTAGACACCTCATTCAGTCCATTGTCATCCAACAGAGACTATAAAGCACAGCACATACATCAGCAGCATTAACCCCTCAGATCAACATGAGTCTGAAGTGTCAACACCATCACATAAATCTCATTATACATTATCGTTCAAAAATCAAGTTTGAAATTAATGCGTTCATTCAGaaaatatgcattaaattgattttgtaATATCATGTTACTATTTTTAATATCATGttcctatttttaataaattctgttcttctattcatcaaagaatcccaaaATAAAATGAATCACAGTTTCAACAGAAACTTATTAAACAGCACGGCTGTTTACAACActgatgataataagaaatgtttcttgatcatcagttcggcatattagaatgatttctgaaggatcataacactgaagactggagaaacgGCTgttgaaaatacagctttgccatTAAAAGGATTAAATTAATCCTAAAatgttaaaacacattattatttGTAATAGTATTTCACCATTTCCCTGTATTTGAGATCAATTAAAGGCAGCCTTGCTGAgtaaaagagacttctttcaaaaacttttgaatgttacAGTATTGTTTTGATCATGCTAATGCAATCATGCTTAATCTCTCTGAAAAGTAGACAAAGGTGTTATGATGAATTACTTACAGTGCTGTAAAGATAAGGACCCCAAGTCATGACTGAGTctgcataaaaaaaaagaaaaagcaatcaGATGAGTTGAGTGctgtattgtaatgcattacaccTGGTTTATGTTGTCATGTGAGTCAGGACTCACATGATGAATGTGCATACTGATTAGTAATGTCAAAAAGACATATAGCTGTACAAAACCAGACTAAATTTGACAGGCATTTTACAAACCTATAGGAGAGATCCAAGAGTCTCCCAAAGCCACCCCAGCAAAGTTGCATTTGATTGAACCAGCTTGAATTgcctaaaaagagaggaaataaACATTCAATGCAGATTAAAACTAGTTTGAGGTGTGGTCTGTAAATTAACAGCAAACTAGTAAAAACTAGTATTCTAAACTGATGCCAGATTTACTTTTGCAGAAGTACTATTGTGACTCTTCCTCTTTTAGATTAAATCAGCAAGCACATGACTTTAAGTAGTTTTATGAACGTCTTGTGTGTGGGTATTGCTGAAAACACTTCCTCTCATGAGGCCAAAGTGAGAACAATTACATCAATACCTTTGTGAGCTCGAGGGAAATAGCTGCTGCCATTTTGCCGCCGTAAGACTCAGAAAATATATAGAAGGGAATACTCTGTTGAGGAGAAAAATGAGATGCTATGACAAATGTGAAAGGTATATTAAATTCTGTCTATAGGTAGTATAGGTATTTTTGTTTTGGTTACTTGAAACTCTGTCTTTCGAGAGAAAAAGCTCTTGAGGAGGACCATCATGTCTGATGCCACCATTGCAACGTCCTTGGCGAGGGCATCTTCAGTGTCTGTGTAACTGTATCCGGTGCCCACTGGGTTATCCACAAATAGCACATTGGCAGCACTCACCTGCATAAACAAATCTTTTTGGatgaataatatattatttacGAAATTccattttttattgtatataaaTAGAAACAATAAATCAAAACCATATTCCATATTTCCGAAAATAAACCCCACTGCAGATATGAAAGTCAAGAAAATATTACTTTACATACCCAAGAGGTTTCTCTCGGCTTAAGGTCTCTATCAAGAGGTCCGATTTCCTCAAAATTGCCAAAACCACAGCCAGATCCTCCAGGACCTCCCTAAAATAAACAGGAGCATGAGCAACCTTAGATGCATTTCAGAAAATGAGAAGGAAAAACAGAAGAAGCTAAAACAACTATGTGAATTCTGACTAAACAAATCTTCTAGTTAGATGTGATCTAAATGAAGAAGATGGATGACAAACCTGCAGCCACATAACCAGAGGTAGATCTTTATAACTGGCACTGGAGCTATTGGCGTAGTACAGCCACCAGAACATATGAGCTCCTTCACGGACATCCACATATGCCCATGACTCTTTGGCTTGGACTGGAACACAGCTACCTGTGATAATAAGAATAACAAAAGTTATATTCAAGTTTGAAGACTGCACctctactgtaaatataaatgAAGTAGAGAAGCGGCTGAGAAATGTAAATAATTGAACGATTCTTGTTCTAAATCTGATCCTTTTAAAAGATTTATTACGTTTGAGGAAGAAACATTTAGGGGAAAACAAGAAtgtaatttgtattgtattgCTAAGTTTTTACCTTtcgatacactaccagtcaaaagtttttgaacagtaatattttttatgttttttaaagaagtctcttctgctcaccaatcctgtatttatttgatccttagtacagcaaaaacagtacatgtttgaaatatttttactatttaaaataactactttctatttgaatatattttaaaatgtaatttattcctatgatttcaaagcagaaataattctaatattctgatttgctgctcaaaaaaaattattattattatgttgaaagcagctgagtagacttttttttcaggtttctttgatgaatagaaagttcaaaagaacagcatttatctaacatataaatcttttataacatcatcacttttgatcaatttaaagtgtccttgctgaataaaagtatacatctctaaaaaaaatatactaactcttttgaatagtatagtgtataatgttacaaaagttttttatttcagataaatgctgatctttggatcattctgttcatcaaagaatcctgaaaaaattcaactgttttaaatattgatgatgataataataattataaatgtttcttgaacagtaaattagcatattagatttctgaaggatcacgtgacactgaagactggagtaatgatgttgaaaattaagctttgatcacagaaataaattacattttaaatatattcaaatagaaagcagttattttaaatagtaaaaatgattcacaatattactgcttttgctgtattttagatcaaataaatgcagacgagcagaagagacttctgtaaaaaaaaaacatgaaaaatcttacggttttgactggtagtttcaaaatacattttaatgtcaGTGTTAAAATGTTCAGACATAAGCATTATTTATTTCCATTCGACTTTATGAATATAAATACGCCCTATTGACGTGTTTACGTTAAATGACAAAAAACTAGGCTAACTCATACAAGTCATCGTTCTGTCACACAAATGTTCAAACGTTTTTAAACAATTATGCAAAAGCCTATTCGAAAACCCTTAAAATGAATCTAAATTGAGAAAATTCTAATCTTAACTCAGTTCTCGGTTCACAGACTTAATTTGCGTTTAACAGAATGCCAATGAAACAACGGACATTATCTTTCGCTTTCACTTTGTAGTATCTAAAGTTACAAAACATTTCAGTACATCTTCTCATGTTGCAATTACACACTTTAAGACTAACAACTATAAAAAGTATGACTAAGCCTGAAAAGATACACCTAATCCCTACATTTTTCCGAAGTGTAACATTCAGCCCATACATCTTTCATACCTTTATGAAAGCTCACAGCAAACAGCAGCACAGCCAGCATGCCAATCCACGAGTGCGCCATTATTATCGATCTGTAGCTCTCTCAAACAGGCTGCCACATTGGCTGTGTTTGGACCCACCACCGGCTATAAGTACTCAAACCCAGTCCTCTGGACAATGTGATGTAAGGAACAGCGTCATATGACTTCAGTCAGCTGACAAACAGGGAAATAAACTTCAGTTATTTCTCTTCCACACCAATAGAGAGCAGCAGAGTGTGTGATAGAGTGACTGAATCCGCCGTTTAAAACCGTGAGCGCCTCCATCATCCTCATTGACAATACTGCTCAGGCATGGCCACCTCCAGTCTCAACTCTATCAGGGTTAGATTGTACTTTGATTATCCTCCTCCCGCGACACCTGAGTGTCGGATGTGTTGGTTGCTGGTGGATTTAAACAAATGCCGAGTTGTTGCAGATCTTTCCAGCATCATAAAGGAAAAGTTTGGCTACAGCCGAAAGAGTATTTTAGACTTGTTTATTGAGGATTGCTACCTGCCTTCGACCGAAAGTATTTATATAGTACGCGATAATGACAGTATACGGTAAGAACTGTATTTAAAATTGAGTTTTATACATTTGAAAGGTATaacagttgaataaataagctttccattgaagtatggtttgttaggataagacagtatttggtcgagatacaactgtttgaaaatctggaatctgagggt is part of the Garra rufa chromosome 1, GarRuf1.0, whole genome shotgun sequence genome and harbors:
- the scpep1 gene encoding retinoid-inducible serine carboxypeptidase gives rise to the protein MAHSWIGMLAVLLFAVSFHKGSCVPVQAKESWAYVDVREGAHMFWWLYYANSSSASYKDLPLVMWLQGGPGGSGCGFGNFEEIGPLDRDLKPRETSWVSAANVLFVDNPVGTGYSYTDTEDALAKDVAMVASDMMVLLKSFFSRKTEFQSIPFYIFSESYGGKMAAAISLELTKAIQAGSIKCNFAGVALGDSWISPIDSVMTWGPYLYSTSLLDDNGLNEVSKAANDVLEAVKQGQYRKATDLWSVIENVVEQNTNGVNFYNILTQNSDEMVKTSSDQTNGFLASLKRRHIRPLHRQSLSELMNGPIRQKLGVIPKNVTWGGQADSVFVSMAGDFMKPVVDIVDQLLAAGVNVTVYNGQLDLIVDTMGQELWVKQLKWDGLQYFNKMKWTALEDPQTQSLTGAFYKTYKNFAFYWILKAGHMIPSDQGPMALRMLKMVTQQE